One segment of Candidatus Berkiella aquae DNA contains the following:
- the traC gene encoding type IV secretion system protein TraC encodes MIKWQGFFEKPSQFSPFEHILHEELPYDAYDEEHQLFYNKDTISFCIESNPLTGANEEVLKLINNLLVTGFPEGCILQVHLFASPKIGPILDKWNQSRLNSNPIFEYLTKARIGHLTQSAYKSLLTDESVLLRDFRLYFSVIFDKGDTEKSLREILIVREQLLSALRTLGVPYKIVQVEEFIALMREWIAPNDKIDVEKVIWNPNDTLNAQISGQPKPIDIRSNFLQIGEEFEIRPLVVEQYPQQWPLWGMQSLIGDLFHINQSLCSPFYFSFSLYFPSQTRQRDRATLKSTRWRRLHESPIRRFLPITGYVTQEWENVNRKVALGEKFIWVMHSLVLYCKRGEGERAVHAAENLFSLNGWKLKPTLYTTLPVWLASLPMSLNKEWLEAMHGLGFAKTMLHSSASQLLPIIAESKGTPDPRLLLVGRRGQLFGWDPFHNEKAGGNFNICVVGKPGSGKSVVMQELQLSILASGGRVWVIDIGRSAQKTCELVGGQLIDFAPNSQICINPFSDLESLTEDDLKMLKPLITNMALKKRDATDIEDSFIEEAITSVWNDYGSNTTITLIAHWLESQSEDLVAKELGRMLYPYTSQGMYGRLWNGKNTINFDNPYVLLELDNLESTKDLQTVVLLAYLHRVSNALFLGDRNQRKMCVMDEVWALLNGCRVTEFIQAFARRARKHNGSIMLGTQDISDFFSSQAGEISFRISDWLIMLQQKGESIDRFIEKGQKKVDAYQEKLMKSLRTVNGRYSEMMICGDNWYAVGRLFLDPFSQILYSSKAQEYQAVHDLREKGYSLPEAIALVAKEVQRGKGN; translated from the coding sequence ATGATAAAGTGGCAAGGTTTTTTTGAAAAACCCTCTCAATTTTCTCCATTCGAGCATATATTACATGAAGAGTTGCCTTACGATGCCTATGATGAGGAACATCAGCTTTTTTATAACAAGGATACCATCAGTTTCTGTATTGAAAGTAATCCATTAACAGGAGCTAATGAAGAAGTACTTAAGTTGATTAACAATCTTTTGGTGACGGGATTTCCGGAAGGTTGTATTTTGCAGGTACATTTGTTTGCATCGCCTAAAATAGGGCCTATTTTAGATAAATGGAACCAATCTCGTCTCAATAGTAATCCTATATTTGAGTATTTGACTAAAGCCCGAATTGGGCATTTAACACAATCTGCATACAAAAGTTTGTTAACCGATGAGTCGGTATTATTGAGAGATTTCAGATTGTATTTTTCAGTGATATTTGACAAAGGGGATACCGAAAAATCTTTAAGAGAGATCCTCATCGTGCGCGAACAGCTGCTAAGCGCACTCAGAACCTTAGGTGTGCCTTACAAGATTGTGCAAGTGGAAGAATTTATTGCGTTGATGCGAGAATGGATTGCCCCAAATGATAAAATAGATGTTGAGAAAGTCATTTGGAATCCAAATGACACACTTAATGCTCAAATCAGCGGCCAACCTAAACCCATTGATATCAGATCAAATTTCTTACAAATTGGAGAGGAATTTGAGATCCGACCCTTAGTGGTCGAGCAATACCCACAACAATGGCCCTTGTGGGGAATGCAAAGCTTAATAGGCGATTTATTCCATATCAATCAAAGCTTATGCAGCCCATTTTACTTTTCATTTTCGTTATATTTTCCATCTCAAACAAGGCAAAGAGATAGGGCAACACTCAAAAGTACTCGATGGCGCAGGCTTCATGAAAGTCCAATTCGCCGGTTTTTGCCGATCACAGGGTATGTTACCCAGGAATGGGAAAATGTAAACCGAAAGGTTGCATTGGGAGAGAAATTCATTTGGGTGATGCATTCCTTGGTTTTATATTGCAAACGTGGGGAGGGTGAGCGTGCAGTCCATGCGGCTGAAAATCTATTTTCTCTAAATGGCTGGAAATTAAAACCAACACTCTATACGACTTTGCCTGTTTGGCTAGCAAGTCTTCCGATGAGCTTAAACAAAGAATGGCTTGAAGCTATGCATGGTCTTGGTTTCGCTAAAACGATGTTACATTCTTCTGCATCACAATTATTACCCATTATTGCTGAATCTAAAGGAACCCCTGATCCTAGACTTCTTCTTGTAGGCAGGAGGGGACAGCTATTTGGTTGGGATCCCTTTCATAATGAGAAAGCAGGAGGAAATTTTAATATCTGCGTCGTAGGTAAGCCAGGAAGTGGTAAATCAGTTGTGATGCAAGAGTTACAACTCTCTATTTTAGCAAGCGGTGGCCGGGTGTGGGTAATTGATATTGGGCGCTCAGCACAGAAAACATGCGAACTGGTTGGGGGGCAGTTAATTGATTTTGCCCCTAATTCCCAAATATGCATCAACCCCTTTAGCGATCTTGAATCGTTAACGGAAGATGATTTAAAAATGCTGAAACCCTTGATTACCAATATGGCTCTTAAAAAGCGTGATGCCACTGATATTGAGGATAGCTTCATCGAAGAGGCAATCACATCTGTCTGGAATGATTACGGCTCTAATACGACGATTACCCTTATAGCCCATTGGCTTGAAAGCCAAAGCGAAGATCTAGTGGCTAAGGAATTGGGTCGCATGCTTTACCCCTATACCTCACAAGGAATGTATGGCCGCTTATGGAATGGTAAAAATACTATCAACTTTGATAACCCCTATGTGTTGCTTGAGCTAGACAATCTTGAAAGTACTAAAGATTTGCAGACAGTCGTTTTATTGGCTTATTTGCATCGAGTCAGCAATGCCCTATTTTTGGGCGATAGAAACCAACGCAAGATGTGTGTCATGGATGAAGTCTGGGCGTTACTCAATGGTTGTCGAGTTACGGAGTTTATTCAAGCTTTTGCACGTCGAGCTCGCAAGCATAATGGCAGCATTATGTTGGGCACCCAAGACATTAGCGATTTTTTCAGCAGTCAAGCGGGGGAGATCTCATTTAGGATCTCAGACTGGCTGATTATGTTGCAACAAAAAGGTGAGTCTATCGATAGGTTTATCGAAAAGGGGCAGAAAAAGGTCGATGCTTACCAAGAAAAATTGATGAAGTCTTTAAGAACGGTAAACGGTCGTTATTCAGAAATGATGATCTGTGGTGATAATTGGTATGCAGTTGGTAGGTTATTTTTAGATCCTTTCTCGCAAATACTGTATTCCTCTAAAGCGCAAGAATATCAAGCCGTCCATGACTTGCGTGAAAAAGGTTATTCGTTACCAGAGGCTATTGCATTGGTCGCTAAAGAGGTGCAGCGTGGAAAAGGCAACTAA
- a CDS encoding TrbI F-type domain-containing protein, whose protein sequence is MEKATKLICLLFLQCLVTVSILSLYHFKNIPPTNEIIVIDFKKVMKEGLSQIAEQELNEEGQKQALNQFSIKFRKALQSLSSDSGKTIFIKEVVLEGARDETDNVLAELFRNSANE, encoded by the coding sequence GTGGAAAAGGCAACTAAGTTAATTTGTCTTTTGTTTTTGCAATGTTTGGTTACCGTTAGCATTCTTTCTTTGTATCACTTTAAAAATATTCCGCCCACAAATGAAATCATTGTTATTGATTTTAAAAAGGTAATGAAAGAAGGATTGTCACAGATAGCTGAGCAAGAATTAAACGAAGAAGGTCAAAAACAGGCATTGAATCAATTTTCGATAAAGTTTCGCAAGGCATTGCAGTCTTTATCTAGTGACTCTGGTAAAACAATATTCATTAAAGAAGTGGTTCTAGAAGGTGCAAGGGATGAGACCGATAACGTGCTGGCTGAACTATTTAGAAACTCGGCAAATGAATAA
- a CDS encoding S26 family signal peptidase, with amino-acid sequence MSKSKFLIVCLIVGVILPFRFTITDSVTPRIFYLSYSGVTKKGDYILFKRKHDNISKFSWIKESIKQVTGVSGDTVEERKGEYFINGQSMGMAKPFNGKGQLLVKGATGVIPKGYLYVHGTGKNSLDSRYEAMGWIHENSVIARAIPIW; translated from the coding sequence ATGTCTAAATCTAAGTTTTTAATAGTATGTTTAATAGTAGGAGTTATTCTTCCTTTTAGGTTTACCATTACTGATTCAGTCACACCCAGAATATTTTATCTGTCATATTCTGGAGTTACAAAAAAGGGCGATTATATTCTCTTTAAAAGAAAGCACGACAATATAAGTAAATTCTCCTGGATTAAAGAAAGCATTAAACAAGTGACAGGGGTATCCGGAGATACGGTTGAAGAGCGAAAGGGTGAATATTTTATCAATGGTCAATCAATGGGCATGGCAAAGCCGTTTAATGGCAAAGGGCAACTATTAGTTAAGGGCGCAACGGGTGTTATTCCAAAAGGTTATCTTTATGTGCATGGAACGGGAAAGAATTCTTTGGATTCTCGATATGAAGCGATGGGTTGGATCCATGAAAACAGTGTTATTGCTCGTGCTATCCCTATTTGGTAG
- the traW gene encoding type-F conjugative transfer system protein TraW: protein MAKVLGVHGKTYPIGEQDLVQVIEGKLSTMQKNGKISELEKTVKARAQAATERPVPVAGVSKTVSERKFFFNPSITVAENLYDHQGQLIHQKGSILNPLDQVSLTKPILMIDGDDSSQIEWALLQEKTIGTATLILIKGPIMALRKKLDREIFFDQQGLICNRFLIKQVPARIQQQGKQLLIEELQVTI, encoded by the coding sequence ATGGCTAAAGTCTTGGGTGTGCATGGTAAGACCTATCCTATTGGGGAGCAAGATCTGGTACAGGTGATTGAGGGTAAGCTGAGCACAATGCAAAAAAATGGAAAAATTAGTGAATTAGAGAAAACAGTAAAAGCGCGGGCTCAAGCCGCTACTGAAAGACCTGTGCCGGTGGCAGGTGTTTCTAAAACGGTTTCAGAGCGAAAGTTTTTCTTTAATCCTTCAATTACTGTTGCAGAGAATTTATATGACCACCAAGGCCAATTAATACATCAAAAGGGGAGTATTTTGAATCCATTAGATCAAGTAAGCCTGACAAAACCCATTTTGATGATTGATGGTGATGACAGCAGCCAAATTGAATGGGCGCTTCTTCAAGAAAAAACCATTGGTACGGCCACTTTGATTTTAATAAAGGGGCCTATTATGGCCCTAAGAAAGAAGCTTGATCGCGAAATATTCTTTGATCAACAGGGTCTTATCTGTAATCGTTTTTTGATTAAACAAGTTCCTGCAAGAATTCAGCAACAAGGGAAGCAGCTTTTGATTGAAGAGTTGCAGGTTACTATATGA
- the traU gene encoding conjugal transfer pilus assembly protein TraU, with translation MKAFIGLLLIIWQSVAVAGNLCQGKFLNPITDVCWKCFFPIELGQLTLVDASPKAVPEVSKKDLPNAICACPGLPPKVGISFSFWEPLRLVEVARQPFCFSSLGGLQIASGLSGQGGAVDATESGENTSFYHVHYYVYPLLYWLEILEESSGCVSKESFDLAYLSEVDPTWNDDELSAILNPEVLLYANPIAQIACAADCAKSSTGLGFDALYWCSGCQGSVFPLTGHVGAHVNGVQASLLLTSRVLFRMHRTGALRGSMGQKALCHTFYQPIWRKAQYRTQMVYPIPGMSKEPFPCNPVGRSSVPWEAGREFPVKGENFTYLIWRKRSCCLG, from the coding sequence ATGAAAGCTTTTATTGGATTGCTGCTCATTATTTGGCAAAGCGTCGCAGTTGCTGGAAATTTATGCCAGGGAAAATTTTTGAATCCTATCACTGATGTATGCTGGAAATGCTTTTTCCCAATTGAGCTTGGACAACTAACATTGGTTGATGCCTCACCCAAAGCTGTGCCAGAAGTTTCTAAAAAGGATTTACCTAACGCTATTTGTGCTTGTCCTGGCTTACCCCCCAAGGTAGGCATTTCATTTAGCTTTTGGGAGCCTTTGCGATTAGTAGAAGTGGCTAGGCAGCCCTTTTGCTTTTCAAGTCTAGGCGGCCTTCAGATTGCTTCTGGTTTATCGGGACAGGGTGGGGCGGTTGATGCAACTGAGTCCGGTGAGAATACCAGCTTTTACCATGTTCATTATTACGTTTACCCGCTTTTATATTGGTTAGAGATCCTTGAGGAGTCATCAGGCTGTGTTTCTAAAGAATCTTTCGACTTAGCTTATTTATCAGAAGTTGACCCTACCTGGAACGACGATGAATTATCAGCCATTTTGAACCCTGAAGTTTTGCTTTATGCCAATCCAATAGCCCAGATTGCTTGTGCTGCAGATTGTGCAAAATCATCTACCGGTTTGGGATTTGACGCTTTGTATTGGTGTAGTGGTTGCCAAGGTAGTGTTTTCCCATTAACTGGTCATGTAGGAGCTCACGTGAATGGTGTTCAAGCAAGTCTGCTCTTGACTAGTCGAGTACTTTTTAGAATGCATAGAACGGGAGCCCTTCGAGGAAGCATGGGTCAAAAAGCTCTTTGTCATACTTTCTATCAGCCAATTTGGCGCAAGGCTCAATATCGTACTCAGATGGTTTATCCCATCCCCGGTATGAGTAAAGAGCCTTTTCCTTGTAATCCCGTGGGTAGGAGCTCTGTACCATGGGAAGCTGGTCGAGAATTTCCTGTTAAAGGAGAAAATTTCACATACCTTATTTGGCGAAAAAGGAGTTGCTGCCTTGGTTAA
- the trbC gene encoding type-F conjugative transfer system pilin assembly protein TrbC translates to MVNKKMLFLLLFGVQSLGFCANPSQVCTAHSECTNEESVEEVEKKSDLFIFVSLEMPKDSLLQWSEQANKAGGVLVLRGLKNNSLPQTLALTNNLWGAKARNVIIDPNAFERFAIKSVPAVLITNQALQPCTKEACPIPAHDVIYGDVGLGYSLNKIKEQGEMNNLTQNYLKRLNR, encoded by the coding sequence TTGGTTAACAAGAAAATGTTGTTTTTATTACTTTTTGGCGTTCAGTCGTTAGGATTTTGTGCCAATCCTTCTCAAGTATGTACGGCTCATTCCGAGTGCACCAATGAAGAAAGTGTTGAAGAAGTTGAGAAAAAATCAGATCTTTTCATATTCGTTTCCTTGGAAATGCCAAAAGATTCGCTTTTACAATGGTCAGAGCAAGCTAACAAAGCAGGTGGAGTTTTAGTATTGCGCGGATTGAAAAATAATTCATTGCCGCAAACTTTAGCCCTTACTAACAACTTGTGGGGAGCTAAAGCCAGAAATGTCATAATTGATCCCAACGCTTTTGAGCGATTCGCTATCAAATCTGTTCCTGCTGTGCTCATAACCAATCAAGCGCTTCAACCTTGCACCAAAGAAGCTTGTCCAATTCCCGCTCATGACGTGATTTATGGTGATGTTGGGTTGGGTTACTCCTTAAACAAGATCAAGGAGCAGGGGGAGATGAACAACCTAACTCAAAATTACCTAAAACGGTTAAATAGATGA
- the traN gene encoding conjugal transfer protein TraN has protein sequence MIANLLATTSFCAEKQHDPWIDSFQQATQDPLFMANLGQEEIVVELMQQEDPNNSLFGQARAQGLVTKASERLNGEAANQYLDQVGTSNGQINQEKRRLDAGTEVNLSHSIGEMLKDGFLNGQKITLNPNEPILLHAKRLQNGLDANEGEGVLPVDNYTYEEYVCHENVHNFTEKVKESLQIEFEEAYERKQDISLYAAAHNEFSVTITTNLLSGEITSTGNGQNALHPASRVEKPLGKIAQGSIVEFKRRIPYEFWNGQTESVQVSLGTEPSQSNGYQYSFGLTQTNCNKKNKALCHQYRGMYHNWEATIFMAPIITGEQWVGSEKLQPFINKGLCKQIESRCLGMPESRSFGKGALALSVKRDCWERETTYQCVLGGQHQYGCEQYRTRGCEQTDAVCKETKNNICTLYEQRYRCPISNKSVLIDAKIDLEELSKDGYQLSFEKNNDFGEALSALSLATNFAKEQVTEDGLQGAFFGGQAGECEILPKQCCAQKGVIKKLFGCSEEEEALAPKVQNGACHLIEETKKGIFHQKKRHYCCFNTKLARVVQVGARAQLGIDFGNGEAPNCRALSVAEIQRVDWSGVDFSEIAQDFAKKAQQTKITDAFKLQSLNSVKSNHEVATKGLMIGINSKIDEVKKQAPNANDYYQEQLQGKRHG, from the coding sequence ATGATAGCTAATTTACTTGCGACAACATCATTTTGTGCAGAGAAGCAACACGATCCATGGATAGATTCCTTTCAACAGGCTACTCAAGATCCTTTGTTTATGGCCAATCTGGGACAAGAAGAAATCGTAGTTGAGCTCATGCAACAAGAAGATCCTAATAATTCACTTTTTGGGCAAGCAAGGGCACAAGGATTAGTGACTAAAGCATCTGAACGACTTAATGGAGAAGCTGCAAATCAGTATTTAGATCAGGTTGGTACTTCAAATGGTCAAATAAATCAAGAGAAAAGAAGGTTAGATGCAGGTACGGAAGTAAATTTGAGTCACAGCATTGGCGAAATGTTGAAAGATGGTTTTCTGAATGGCCAAAAGATAACACTGAATCCGAATGAACCCATTTTGCTACATGCAAAAAGGCTGCAAAACGGTTTAGACGCTAATGAAGGGGAAGGTGTTCTACCCGTTGATAATTACACTTATGAAGAGTATGTTTGCCACGAAAATGTACACAATTTCACTGAAAAAGTAAAAGAAAGCTTGCAAATTGAGTTTGAGGAAGCTTATGAAAGAAAGCAGGATATATCCCTGTATGCTGCTGCCCATAATGAATTTTCGGTTACTATAACGACAAATTTACTAAGCGGAGAAATCACATCTACTGGAAATGGTCAAAATGCTCTTCATCCTGCTTCAAGAGTTGAAAAACCGCTAGGGAAGATTGCCCAAGGTTCAATTGTCGAGTTTAAAAGAAGAATTCCTTATGAATTTTGGAATGGTCAAACAGAATCGGTGCAAGTGAGTTTAGGCACTGAGCCGTCTCAAAGCAACGGGTATCAATATTCTTTTGGTTTAACCCAAACAAATTGTAACAAAAAGAACAAAGCACTGTGTCACCAATATCGGGGTATGTACCATAATTGGGAGGCCACTATTTTTATGGCTCCTATAATCACCGGGGAGCAGTGGGTTGGCTCTGAAAAGTTGCAGCCCTTTATAAATAAAGGTCTATGTAAACAAATAGAAAGTCGTTGCCTTGGCATGCCAGAAAGTCGTTCCTTTGGAAAAGGGGCGCTGGCTTTGTCTGTAAAAAGGGATTGTTGGGAAAGGGAAACAACGTATCAGTGTGTATTGGGTGGGCAACATCAATACGGCTGCGAACAATACCGAACTAGGGGATGTGAACAAACGGATGCGGTTTGCAAAGAGACTAAAAATAATATTTGTACATTGTATGAGCAACGTTATCGCTGCCCAATCAGCAATAAGTCCGTATTGATAGATGCCAAAATTGATCTTGAAGAGCTTAGCAAGGATGGCTATCAGCTTAGCTTTGAAAAAAATAATGACTTTGGAGAGGCGCTGAGTGCCTTAAGCTTAGCTACTAATTTTGCTAAAGAACAAGTGACGGAGGATGGGCTACAAGGTGCATTCTTTGGTGGCCAAGCGGGCGAATGCGAAATCCTACCCAAACAGTGTTGCGCTCAAAAAGGGGTAATTAAGAAGCTGTTTGGGTGTTCAGAAGAAGAAGAGGCGCTGGCCCCTAAAGTGCAAAATGGTGCCTGCCATTTGATTGAGGAAACCAAAAAAGGGATCTTCCATCAAAAAAAGCGGCACTATTGCTGTTTTAACACAAAGCTTGCAAGAGTGGTTCAAGTTGGAGCTAGGGCGCAATTGGGTATTGATTTTGGCAATGGTGAAGCCCCTAATTGTAGGGCTTTATCTGTCGCGGAAATTCAAAGGGTAGATTGGAGCGGGGTTGATTTTAGCGAAATTGCTCAAGATTTTGCTAAAAAAGCGCAACAAACAAAAATAACCGATGCATTCAAGTTGCAGTCTTTAAATTCAGTAAAATCTAATCATGAAGTTGCGACAAAAGGGCTTATGATTGGGATCAATTCAAAAATTGATGAAGTTAAAAAGCAAGCTCCAAATGCAAATGATTACTATCAAGAGCAACTGCAAGGTAAGCGGCATGGCTAA
- a CDS encoding conjugal transfer protein TraF, translated as MAKATLKIMLILLTFYSTYIEASWRDDHERGWHWYERDEEENEKKIEEIHINSTPVMSYADKLKKYREDGEELRAKAVMERTPESVRALMTWEKSMWNNAEAFGSMWQAVLRENPEFDYSVTHPTSQYSRHLYLDEQKKKVKLAIDALKKKYGLVFFFKENCAYCHAMAPIVASMASRHGFILHGISLDGSKLSEIPVSSTDNGLSQRFNVTMVPAIYAVDPKSGEYFPIATGAISEQEIEERIFQISEYQSSLGEQGKRHAP; from the coding sequence ATGGCTAAAGCAACCTTAAAAATAATGCTTATCTTGCTGACCTTCTATTCCACTTACATTGAAGCCTCTTGGCGGGATGATCATGAGCGAGGTTGGCACTGGTATGAAAGAGATGAGGAAGAAAATGAGAAAAAAATAGAAGAAATCCATATAAATTCTACACCTGTAATGTCTTATGCCGATAAACTTAAAAAATACCGTGAAGATGGGGAAGAATTAAGGGCAAAAGCGGTAATGGAAAGAACTCCAGAAAGTGTAAGGGCTTTAATGACTTGGGAAAAATCAATGTGGAATAATGCTGAGGCCTTTGGTTCGATGTGGCAAGCCGTATTGAGAGAGAATCCTGAATTTGATTACTCTGTTACACATCCAACCTCACAATACTCCAGACATTTATATTTAGATGAGCAAAAGAAAAAGGTTAAGCTTGCGATTGATGCTTTAAAGAAAAAATATGGTTTGGTGTTTTTTTTCAAGGAAAACTGCGCTTATTGCCATGCAATGGCACCAATCGTTGCTTCTATGGCTTCTCGCCATGGTTTTATCTTGCATGGCATTAGCCTAGATGGAAGTAAACTAAGCGAGATACCTGTTTCCTCGACAGATAATGGTTTAAGTCAGCGTTTTAATGTGACTATGGTTCCAGCCATCTATGCTGTGGATCCTAAATCAGGAGAGTATTTCCCTATTGCAACTGGCGCTATTAGTGAACAAGAGATTGAGGAAAGGATTTTTCAAATATCTGAATACCAATCAAGTTTAGGTGAACAAGGTAAAAGACATGCGCCATAA
- a CDS encoding conjugal transfer protein TraH, whose amino-acid sequence MRHKLIQFFLLIVSPALMAEDISSHMNQFVQSGGVSVNVTEASAFKGQAAGGYTLGSVSLRHPTRSYTPIMAQAPGMRMGCGGIDLFTGSFSYISSDELKRAFRNIGTSMGTYGVMIALESACPMCKKQVDQLHRMANEINRFNINSCETAAGIVGGLWPRTETAQRHVCTTAGGPGGLFNDFAAAKQKCGSGGESQRVFDEIRQASQKKNNNQSLSERERKLASFEDMLLDKGNLAWMILTKTGFTKEHGQPLTEMVMSLSGSLILDNSNDTNVWRLLPSKAGDEALLNTLLYGEIKSANKLDGKAAAQSLDAKVYHCDTSELYGCLNPNLVNFRINHPQSWVGRIQETLRSIQDKARLDQELTAQEKDLISSAKFPLFRAINVQSAYSFARDVVNLSDYAEILALDILEEYLEDLLDVVKFGSHRIQADAETLKEFQAGIAEARGMIRYFRSNNQKKITQAHDMVRRVQFLEQQLVGEFDADMLRTIDYTSGRR is encoded by the coding sequence ATGCGCCATAAACTTATCCAGTTTTTTTTATTAATCGTAAGTCCTGCCTTGATGGCCGAAGATATTTCCAGTCACATGAATCAATTTGTTCAATCAGGGGGGGTATCAGTTAATGTCACCGAAGCCTCTGCATTTAAAGGGCAAGCAGCAGGTGGTTATACTTTAGGCTCAGTGAGCTTAAGACATCCAACACGCAGTTACACTCCTATCATGGCTCAAGCCCCTGGCATGCGCATGGGGTGCGGTGGTATTGACCTATTTACTGGTTCTTTTTCTTATATTAGCTCTGACGAATTGAAAAGAGCCTTCAGAAATATTGGTACTTCAATGGGAACTTATGGCGTGATGATTGCCTTGGAAAGTGCTTGTCCAATGTGTAAAAAGCAAGTAGATCAATTGCATAGAATGGCCAATGAAATTAATCGGTTTAATATTAACTCTTGTGAAACTGCCGCTGGTATCGTAGGGGGCTTATGGCCAAGAACCGAGACAGCGCAGCGCCATGTCTGTACTACGGCGGGTGGGCCAGGGGGACTTTTTAACGATTTTGCAGCAGCCAAGCAAAAATGTGGTTCAGGAGGCGAATCGCAACGAGTTTTTGATGAGATCAGGCAAGCTAGTCAGAAAAAGAATAATAATCAATCATTATCTGAGCGTGAACGTAAGCTAGCTTCATTTGAAGATATGCTTTTGGATAAAGGTAACTTGGCTTGGATGATTTTAACTAAGACAGGTTTTACGAAGGAACATGGGCAACCATTGACTGAAATGGTCATGTCTTTGTCAGGAAGTTTAATTTTAGATAATTCAAATGATACGAATGTATGGCGTTTATTGCCCTCTAAGGCGGGAGATGAAGCTCTCTTAAATACATTGCTGTATGGGGAAATTAAGAGTGCTAATAAATTGGATGGAAAAGCAGCAGCTCAATCATTGGATGCAAAGGTTTATCATTGCGACACTTCTGAATTGTATGGTTGTTTAAACCCAAATTTAGTTAATTTTAGGATTAATCACCCTCAATCTTGGGTGGGGCGCATTCAAGAAACACTTAGATCGATTCAAGACAAAGCAAGGTTGGATCAAGAATTAACAGCTCAAGAAAAAGATTTAATAAGTAGCGCAAAATTCCCTTTATTTCGTGCAATTAATGTTCAAAGCGCCTATTCTTTTGCTAGGGATGTTGTTAATTTAAGTGATTATGCTGAAATCTTGGCGCTTGATATTCTAGAAGAGTATTTAGAAGATTTATTAGATGTCGTAAAATTTGGGAGCCATCGTATTCAAGCCGATGCTGAAACACTGAAGGAATTTCAGGCGGGAATTGCAGAAGCTAGGGGTATGATCCGTTACTTTCGATCCAATAATCAAAAGAAAATTACTCAGGCACATGATATGGTTCGTAGGGTACAGTTTTTAGAGCAACAACTCGTTGGTGAATTCGACGCAGATATGTTAAGAACCATAGATTATACTTCAGGAAGGAGGTAA
- a CDS encoding PH domain-containing protein, translating to MSTVIHPVFFSSLRIIRMASWMLFLPFPLMLFILTSAPAGNKFSSVFIILSAIFIFIGVIWYVLSKRIYKASSFELGEDSVGEREQFLGNYFKEIKYHDIKEIAIGQGPFQQKYGLGNIFIRSYASSPGANVNTGITLFDIKDAKEIYETIQRKRAKS from the coding sequence ATGTCAACAGTTATTCATCCTGTTTTTTTCAGTTCATTGCGGATTATCCGAATGGCATCCTGGATGTTGTTCTTGCCATTCCCACTTATGTTATTCATTTTAACAAGCGCTCCTGCAGGAAATAAATTTTCTTCTGTATTTATTATTCTCAGCGCAATCTTTATTTTTATTGGTGTGATCTGGTATGTCCTATCAAAGAGAATTTATAAGGCCTCTTCTTTTGAGCTCGGAGAGGATTCAGTGGGAGAGCGTGAACAGTTCTTGGGAAACTATTTTAAAGAGATTAAATACCATGATATTAAGGAAATAGCTATAGGACAAGGCCCCTTTCAACAAAAGTACGGTCTTGGGAATATCTTTATCCGTTCTTATGCCAGCTCACCGGGAGCAAACGTTAATACAGGTATTACGCTCTTTGATATTAAGGATGCTAAAGAGATTTATGAGACCATTCAAAGGAAAAGAGCAAAAAGTTAA